In Pseudomonas sp. GCEP-101, one DNA window encodes the following:
- the queE gene encoding 7-carboxy-7-deazaguanine synthase QueE, with product MQQTLRITEIFYSLQGETRTAGLPTVFVRLTGCPLRCNYCDTAYAFSGGEIQSLDAILEQVAQYRPRYVCVTGGEPLAQPNCIPLLERLCNAGYEVSLETSGALDISETDRRVSRILDLKTPGSGEVARNRYENIGELTPNDQVKFVICSREDYDWAVSKLIEYRLEHRAGEVLFSPSHRQVDARALADWIVSDNLPVRLQLQLHKILWNDEPGH from the coding sequence ATGCAACAGACCCTGCGCATTACCGAGATTTTCTACTCGTTGCAGGGGGAAACGCGCACCGCCGGCTTGCCGACCGTGTTCGTACGCCTGACCGGCTGTCCCCTGCGCTGCAACTACTGCGATACCGCCTATGCCTTCAGTGGCGGTGAAATCCAGAGCCTTGATGCCATCCTCGAGCAGGTCGCGCAGTACCGTCCGCGCTACGTCTGCGTGACGGGAGGCGAGCCACTGGCCCAGCCGAACTGCATCCCGCTGCTCGAGCGCCTGTGCAATGCCGGTTACGAGGTTTCCCTGGAGACCAGCGGTGCGTTGGATATTTCCGAAACCGACCGTCGCGTCAGCCGAATTCTTGATCTGAAAACTCCGGGTTCCGGTGAGGTGGCGCGCAACCGCTACGAGAACATCGGCGAGCTCACCCCCAACGATCAGGTTAAGTTCGTCATCTGCTCCCGCGAGGACTATGACTGGGCCGTGTCCAAGCTGATCGAGTACCGCCTGGAGCACCGCGCTGGCGAGGTGCTGTTCTCGCCCAGCCACCGCCAGGTGGATGCGCGCGCGCTGGCGGACTGGATCGTCAGCGATAACCTGCCAGTACGCTTGCAGCTGCAACTGCACAAGATTCTCTGGAACGACGAGCCGGGCCACTGA
- the queC gene encoding 7-cyano-7-deazaguanine synthase QueC translates to MSIKNSGNHQKAVILLSGGLDSATVVAMAKADGYDCYTMSFDYGQRHRAELQAAERVARQQGVIEHKVIGLNLNGIGGSALTDSSIEVPEAPSEGIPVTYVPARNTVFLSLALGWAEVLGARDIFIGVNAVDYSGYPDCRPEFVEAFERMANLATKAGVEGEGFRIQAPLQFLSKAQIIEAGIAQGVDYSLTVSCYQADEDGRACGKCDSCRLRSEGFAAAGISDPTRYF, encoded by the coding sequence ATGTCCATCAAGAACTCCGGGAACCACCAGAAAGCCGTGATCCTGCTGTCAGGCGGCCTGGACTCCGCGACCGTGGTCGCCATGGCCAAGGCTGATGGCTACGACTGCTACACCATGAGCTTCGACTATGGTCAGCGTCACCGCGCCGAGTTGCAGGCTGCCGAACGCGTGGCGCGCCAGCAGGGCGTGATCGAGCACAAGGTGATCGGCCTGAACCTCAATGGCATCGGCGGTTCGGCGCTGACCGACAGCAGCATCGAGGTGCCGGAAGCGCCGAGCGAGGGCATTCCGGTGACCTACGTGCCGGCGCGCAACACGGTGTTCCTGTCCCTCGCGCTGGGGTGGGCCGAGGTGCTGGGCGCGCGGGATATCTTCATCGGCGTGAACGCCGTGGATTATTCCGGCTACCCGGACTGCCGCCCGGAGTTCGTCGAAGCCTTCGAGCGCATGGCCAACCTGGCGACCAAGGCTGGCGTGGAGGGCGAGGGTTTCCGCATCCAGGCGCCGCTGCAATTCCTCTCCAAGGCGCAGATCATCGAGGCGGGCATCGCCCAGGGCGTCGACTACAGCCTTACGGTTTCCTGCTATCAGGCCGATGAGGATGGGCGTGCCTGTGGCAAATGCGACAGCTGCCGGCTGCGTTCCGAAGGCTTTGCTGCCGCCGGGATTTCCGACCCAACGCGATATTTCTGA
- the nadA gene encoding quinolinate synthase NadA, protein MSQISERLLVQAHLAAKQPRVLSAQEEAEYRAAIAAELKAQNAVLVAHYYCDPVIQALAEETGGCVSDSLEMARFGNQHSAQTVVVAGVRFMGETAKILNPEKRVLMPTLEATCSLDLGCPVEEFSAFCDQHPERTVVVYANTSAAVKARADWVVTSSCAVEIVEHLMDNGEPILWAPDQHLGRYIQRETGADMLLWDGACIVHEEFKAKQLEDLKAVYPDAAILVHPESPEAVVELADAVGSTSQLIKAAQTMPNKRFIVATDRGIFYKMQQLCPDKEFIEAPTAGNGAACRSCAHCPWMAMNTLERTLACLKEGSGEIFVDPALIPKAIKPLKRMLDFTQAAKLKLAGNA, encoded by the coding sequence ATGTCCCAGATTTCCGAACGCCTGCTGGTCCAGGCCCATCTGGCGGCGAAGCAGCCGCGGGTGCTGAGCGCGCAGGAAGAAGCCGAGTACCGGGCGGCCATCGCGGCCGAGTTGAAGGCGCAGAACGCCGTGCTGGTCGCGCACTACTACTGCGACCCGGTCATCCAGGCGCTGGCCGAGGAAACCGGCGGCTGCGTTTCCGACTCGCTGGAAATGGCCCGCTTCGGCAACCAGCATTCGGCCCAGACCGTGGTGGTGGCCGGGGTTCGCTTCATGGGCGAAACCGCGAAGATCCTCAACCCGGAAAAGCGTGTGCTGATGCCGACCCTGGAGGCGACCTGCTCGCTGGACCTGGGCTGCCCGGTGGAAGAATTCTCTGCGTTCTGCGACCAGCATCCCGAGCGCACCGTGGTGGTCTACGCGAACACCTCGGCGGCGGTAAAGGCGCGCGCCGACTGGGTGGTGACCTCCAGTTGCGCCGTGGAAATCGTCGAGCACCTGATGGACAACGGCGAGCCGATCCTGTGGGCGCCGGACCAGCACCTGGGGCGTTATATCCAGCGTGAAACCGGCGCGGACATGCTGCTCTGGGACGGTGCCTGCATCGTTCACGAGGAGTTCAAGGCCAAGCAACTGGAAGACCTCAAGGCGGTCTACCCGGACGCCGCAATCCTGGTGCACCCGGAGTCGCCGGAAGCCGTCGTGGAACTGGCCGATGCGGTGGGTTCTACCAGCCAGTTGATCAAGGCGGCGCAGACGATGCCGAACAAGCGCTTCATCGTCGCCACTGACCGCGGCATCTTCTACAAGATGCAGCAGCTGTGCCCGGACAAGGAATTCATCGAGGCGCCCACCGCCGGTAATGGCGCGGCCTGCCGCAGTTGTGCGCATTGCCCGTGGATGGCCATGAACACCCTGGAGCGCACCCTGGCGTGCCTGAAAGAAGGCTCGGGAGAAATCTTCGTCGACCCGGCACTGATTCCCAAGGCGATCAAGCCGCTCAAGCGCATGCTCGACTTCACCCAGGCGGCGAAGCTGAAGCTGGCGGGCAATGCCTGA
- a CDS encoding M48 family metalloprotease — MKVLRPALLSLAIALATPALADDLPSLGDASSSIVSPEQEFQLGRAWLSMLRNQVDTLNDPQLKDYVESSVYRLAESSELQDHRLAFILIRDKQINAFAAPGGVVGVNGGLFIYAQTEGEYIAVLAHELGHLSQRHFARGIEAQQRMQIPVMAAMLAGIVAAAAGAGDAGIAAIAGTQAAAIQNQLRFSRQNEQEADRVGVATMVRAGYDPRSMPNMFERLARQYRYEGKPPEFLLTHPVTESRIADTRNRAEQYPKGGKEDSLRYELMRARVQQMFEDTPGMASKQFRAQLDEDPKNDAARYGLALSQTKIGQLNEARSNLQQLLAKAPNDISYNLAMADVDITANKLSDAQARVQKMLGQYPDSYPLIQANADLMMKTNRAPDAEKTLFKLSQRRPLDPDVWNRLADACTLSGNAIGVYQARAEYYALTGDYKQAIEQLDFAKRRAGGNFTLAARLDARQQEFREQERILKEMMGR; from the coding sequence ATGAAAGTACTCCGCCCTGCCCTGCTGTCGCTCGCTATCGCCCTCGCCACGCCGGCCCTGGCGGACGACCTGCCTTCACTGGGGGACGCCAGCTCGTCCATCGTCTCCCCGGAGCAGGAGTTCCAGCTCGGCCGCGCCTGGCTGAGCATGCTGCGCAACCAGGTCGACACGCTCAACGATCCGCAACTCAAGGACTACGTCGAGTCCAGCGTCTATCGCCTGGCCGAGTCCAGCGAACTGCAGGACCACCGCCTGGCCTTCATCCTGATCCGCGACAAGCAGATCAACGCCTTCGCCGCACCGGGCGGCGTGGTGGGTGTGAACGGCGGCCTGTTCATCTACGCCCAGACCGAAGGCGAGTACATCGCCGTACTGGCGCACGAACTTGGCCACCTGAGCCAACGCCACTTCGCCCGTGGCATCGAAGCGCAGCAGCGCATGCAGATTCCGGTGATGGCCGCCATGCTCGCGGGCATCGTCGCCGCCGCGGCCGGTGCCGGCGATGCCGGCATCGCCGCGATTGCCGGTACCCAGGCCGCGGCGATCCAGAACCAGCTGCGCTTCTCCCGGCAGAACGAGCAGGAAGCCGACCGCGTCGGCGTCGCCACGATGGTTCGCGCCGGTTACGACCCGCGCTCCATGCCCAACATGTTCGAACGCCTGGCCCGCCAGTACCGCTACGAGGGCAAGCCGCCGGAGTTCCTGCTGACCCACCCGGTCACCGAATCGCGTATCGCCGACACCCGCAACCGCGCCGAGCAGTACCCCAAGGGCGGCAAGGAAGACTCGCTGCGCTACGAGCTGATGCGCGCGCGCGTCCAGCAGATGTTCGAGGACACGCCGGGCATGGCCAGCAAGCAGTTCCGCGCCCAGCTTGACGAAGACCCGAAGAACGACGCCGCCCGCTATGGCCTGGCGCTGTCGCAGACCAAGATCGGCCAGCTCAACGAAGCCCGGAGCAACCTTCAGCAGCTGCTGGCCAAGGCGCCCAACGACATCAGCTACAACCTGGCGATGGCCGACGTGGATATCACCGCCAACAAGCTGTCTGACGCCCAGGCGCGGGTACAGAAGATGCTCGGCCAGTACCCGGACAGCTACCCGCTGATCCAGGCCAACGCCGACCTAATGATGAAGACCAACCGCGCGCCCGACGCCGAGAAGACGCTGTTCAAGCTGTCCCAGCGCCGCCCGCTGGACCCGGACGTGTGGAACCGCCTGGCCGACGCCTGCACCCTCAGCGGCAACGCCATTGGCGTGTACCAGGCCCGCGCGGAATATTACGCACTGACCGGCGACTACAAGCAGGCCATCGAGCAGCTGGACTTCGCCAAGCGCCGCGCCGGCGGCAACTTCACCCTCGCCGCGCGCCTGGATGCCCGCCAGCAGGAGTTCCGCGAACAGGAACGCATCCTCAAGGAGATGATGGGCCGCTGA
- a CDS encoding sulfurtransferase TusA family protein, with translation MSDSTPSVPVCDAELDASGLNCPLPLLKAKLELNRLPSGAVLKVTATDAGSQRDFRVFADLAGHSLLHEEVEAGVYRYWLRKK, from the coding sequence ATGTCCGATTCCACGCCATCCGTCCCCGTCTGTGACGCGGAGCTGGACGCCAGCGGTCTCAATTGTCCGTTGCCGCTGCTCAAGGCCAAGCTCGAGCTGAACCGTCTGCCCAGCGGCGCGGTGCTCAAGGTGACCGCCACCGACGCTGGCTCCCAGCGTGACTTCCGCGTTTTCGCCGATCTGGCCGGGCACTCGCTGCTGCATGAAGAGGTCGAAGCCGGCGTCTATCGCTACTGGCTGCGCAAGAAGTAG
- a CDS encoding AI-2E family transporter: MLKVLQDWMQRYFSDEEAIVLAVILGLGFTVILAFGGMLAPVLAAMVIAFLIQGMVGVLERLRVPHLFAVWLVYSLFLGLLAVFLLVLVPLLWKQLFTLFNELPGMLGEWQATLLMLPERYPDMVTEEQVLRTVEAARNELGQLGQWALTFSLSGLPVVVNVMIYLVLVPILVFFFLKDRRRFYHWFRRYLPRERGLMKQVWNEMNQQIANYIRGKVIEIFITGVATYIAFAVLGLNYAALLALLVGLSVVVPYIGAVVVTVPVAMIGLFQWGWSDQFIYLMAAHAIIQALDGNVLVPLLFSEAVNLHPVAIICAVLLFGGLWGFWGVFFAIPLATLVKAVLDAWPRQPAAQPQVSPMM, encoded by the coding sequence ATGCTCAAGGTTTTGCAGGACTGGATGCAGCGCTATTTCTCCGATGAGGAGGCGATAGTGCTGGCGGTCATTCTCGGGCTGGGATTCACCGTCATCCTGGCCTTTGGCGGGATGCTCGCGCCGGTGCTGGCGGCGATGGTCATCGCCTTCCTCATCCAGGGCATGGTTGGCGTGCTGGAGCGATTGCGCGTACCGCATCTGTTCGCGGTGTGGCTGGTGTATTCGCTGTTTCTCGGCCTGCTCGCGGTGTTCCTGCTGGTGCTGGTGCCGCTGCTGTGGAAGCAGTTGTTCACCCTGTTCAACGAGTTGCCCGGCATGCTCGGCGAATGGCAGGCGACCCTGCTGATGCTGCCCGAGCGCTACCCGGACATGGTCACCGAGGAGCAGGTACTGCGCACCGTCGAGGCGGCGCGCAACGAGTTGGGCCAGCTCGGCCAGTGGGCGCTGACCTTCTCCCTGTCGGGCCTGCCGGTGGTGGTCAACGTCATGATCTACCTGGTGCTGGTGCCGATCCTGGTGTTCTTCTTCCTCAAGGATCGCCGGCGCTTCTACCACTGGTTCCGCCGCTACCTGCCCCGCGAACGCGGGCTGATGAAGCAGGTGTGGAACGAGATGAACCAGCAGATCGCCAACTACATCCGGGGCAAGGTCATCGAGATCTTCATCACCGGCGTGGCGACCTACATCGCCTTCGCGGTGCTGGGCCTGAACTACGCGGCGCTGCTGGCCCTGCTGGTCGGCCTGTCGGTGGTGGTGCCTTACATCGGCGCGGTGGTGGTCACTGTGCCGGTGGCGATGATCGGGCTGTTCCAGTGGGGCTGGAGCGACCAGTTCATCTACCTGATGGCCGCCCACGCGATCATCCAGGCGCTGGATGGCAACGTGCTGGTGCCGCTGCTGTTCTCCGAAGCGGTGAACCTGCACCCGGTGGCGATCATCTGCGCGGTGCTGCTGTTCGGCGGGCTGTGGGGCTTCTGGGGCGTGTTCTTCGCCATCCCGCTGGCGACCCTGGTGAAAGCGGTGCTCGATGCCTGGCCGCGACAGCCGGCCGCGCAGCCGCAGGTCAGCCCGATGATGTGA
- a CDS encoding peroxiredoxin: MAVELNQPVADFQAPATSGVEFRLSAFKGKQIVLYFYPKDSTPGCTTEGQGFRDKIEDFAQVNTLVFGVSRDGIKSHENFKAKQCFPFELISDKDEAVCQLFDVIKLKKLYGKEYLGVDRSTFLIDAQGVLRQEWRGVKVPGHVDAVLAAAQALNG, translated from the coding sequence ATGGCAGTCGAATTGAACCAGCCCGTTGCCGACTTCCAGGCGCCGGCCACCAGCGGCGTCGAATTCCGCCTGTCCGCATTCAAGGGCAAGCAGATCGTCCTGTACTTCTACCCCAAGGACAGTACCCCCGGCTGCACCACCGAAGGCCAGGGCTTCCGCGACAAGATCGAGGACTTCGCCCAGGTCAACACCCTGGTGTTCGGCGTGTCCCGCGATGGCATCAAGTCCCACGAGAACTTCAAGGCCAAGCAGTGCTTCCCCTTCGAGCTGATCAGCGACAAGGATGAAGCCGTCTGCCAGCTGTTCGACGTGATCAAGCTGAAGAAGCTCTACGGCAAGGAATACCTGGGCGTGGACCGCAGCACCTTCCTCATCGATGCCCAGGGCGTGCTGCGCCAGGAGTGGCGCGGCGTGAAAGTGCCGGGCCATGTGGATGCCGTGCTCGCCGCGGCCCAGGCACTCAACGGCTGA
- a CDS encoding glycine cleavage system protein R, whose translation MSTSHPREQFLLISALGPNPMELTSVLCRTCVDNRCSVVSSRLTRHGEFSALILQVSGSWDALARLEGGLSPLAKRHGFTLSVTRSNVHVTRAQALPYVAYVSAVYRPDILNELCQFFIDHNIELENLTCDTYQAPHTNTSMLNATITVTLPAGTQISWLRDQFLDFADALNLDALIEPWRPQHP comes from the coding sequence ATGTCCACCTCTCACCCTCGTGAACAATTCCTTCTGATCAGTGCTCTGGGCCCGAACCCGATGGAGTTGACCAGCGTGCTGTGCCGCACCTGCGTCGACAACCGTTGCTCGGTGGTCAGCAGCCGCCTGACCCGTCACGGCGAGTTCAGCGCGCTGATCCTGCAGGTCTCCGGCAGCTGGGATGCCCTGGCCCGCCTGGAAGGCGGCCTGTCGCCGCTGGCCAAGCGCCACGGCTTCACCCTCAGCGTCACCCGCAGCAATGTCCACGTCACCCGCGCCCAGGCCCTGCCCTACGTGGCGTACGTCAGCGCCGTCTATCGTCCGGACATCCTCAACGAGCTGTGCCAGTTCTTCATCGATCACAACATCGAGCTGGAGAACCTCACCTGCGACACCTACCAGGCGCCGCACACCAACACCAGCATGCTCAACGCCACCATCACCGTGACCCTGCCGGCCGGCACGCAGATCAGCTGGCTGCGCGATCAGTTCCTCGATTTCGCCGATGCACTGAACCTGGACGCGCTGATCGAACCCTGGCGCCCGCAGCATCCGTAA
- the dapA gene encoding 4-hydroxy-tetrahydrodipicolinate synthase, giving the protein MIAGSMVALVTPFDAQGRLDWDSLAKLVDFHLQEGTNAIVAVGTTGESATLDVNEHLDVIRRVVDQVNGRIPVIAGTGANSTREAVELTEAAKSGGADACLLVTPYYNKPTQEGLYQHFRHIAEAVAIPQILYNVPGRTACDMLPETVERLSKVPNIVGIKEATGDLQRGKEVLDRVGKDFLVYSGDDATAVELMLMGGKGNISVTANVAPRAMSDLCAAAMRGDAAAARAINDRLMPLHKALFIESNPIPVKFALHEMGLIPEGIRLPLTWLSPRCHEPLRQAMRQTGVLA; this is encoded by the coding sequence ATGATTGCGGGCAGTATGGTGGCGCTGGTCACCCCCTTCGATGCTCAGGGTCGACTGGATTGGGACAGCCTCGCGAAGCTGGTGGACTTCCACCTGCAGGAAGGTACCAACGCCATCGTAGCGGTCGGCACCACGGGTGAATCGGCCACTCTGGACGTGAACGAACACCTGGACGTGATCCGTCGCGTGGTCGACCAGGTCAACGGCCGCATCCCGGTCATCGCCGGCACCGGCGCCAACTCCACCCGCGAAGCCGTCGAGCTGACCGAGGCTGCCAAGTCCGGCGGCGCCGATGCCTGCCTGCTGGTGACCCCGTACTACAACAAGCCGACCCAGGAAGGCCTGTACCAGCACTTCCGCCACATCGCCGAAGCCGTGGCCATCCCGCAGATCCTCTACAACGTGCCGGGCCGCACCGCCTGCGACATGCTGCCCGAGACCGTCGAGCGCCTGTCCAAGGTGCCGAACATCGTCGGCATCAAGGAAGCCACCGGCGACCTGCAGCGCGGCAAGGAAGTACTGGACCGCGTCGGCAAGGATTTCCTCGTCTACTCCGGTGACGACGCCACTGCCGTCGAGCTGATGCTGATGGGCGGCAAGGGCAACATCTCGGTGACCGCCAACGTCGCCCCGCGCGCCATGAGCGACCTGTGCGCCGCCGCCATGCGTGGCGATGCCGCCGCCGCCCGCGCCATCAACGATCGCCTGATGCCGCTGCACAAGGCACTGTTCATCGAATCCAACCCCATCCCGGTCAAGTTCGCCCTGCACGAAATGGGGCTGATTCCAGAGGGCATCCGCCTGCCCCTGACCTGGCTCAGCCCGCGCTGCCACGAACCGCTGCGTCAGGCCATGCGCCAGACCGGCGTCCTGGCTTAA
- the bamC gene encoding outer membrane protein assembly factor BamC — MKRLAGLTALALVIGNTSGCGWLWGPEGYFRDRGDDYLNARETAPMKVPEGLQSKPLDPLLPIPMNVATSTEKEGEFEVPRPQPLAGSGEVSDFSLQKSGDSRWLVAQRPPAEVWPVAHQFFQDNGFSIANERPQTGEFSTNWQPLSQLSAPLARRLSSRVSGVEPDSEARVRVRIEPGVQTNTSEVYVLSETRPAGSTASGDWPTKPAVPSLDAALLDEMIASMATSAEKGGSVSLLAAHSDYDTPGAVQLNKDGSGNPVLTVDSDFDRAWVSVGRALDRADIRVDDLNRSLGVYYVNIAEGAKKKDEDKPGFFSRLFGGGEKTKEEEDAKAQRYQVRLTSVSNTVQITVDKDINTSAPADVAQGVLEKLQESMRNALRGPGERKPGQFGLGEQF, encoded by the coding sequence ATGAAGCGACTGGCAGGACTGACTGCGCTCGCCCTGGTTATCGGCAACACCTCCGGCTGCGGCTGGCTGTGGGGCCCGGAAGGCTACTTCCGCGACCGTGGCGACGATTACCTGAACGCCCGCGAAACCGCACCGATGAAGGTGCCCGAAGGCCTGCAGAGCAAGCCGCTCGACCCGCTGCTGCCGATTCCCATGAACGTCGCCACCAGCACCGAGAAGGAAGGCGAGTTCGAAGTGCCGCGCCCGCAACCGCTGGCCGGCTCCGGTGAAGTCAGCGACTTCAGCCTGCAGAAGAGTGGCGACTCGCGCTGGCTGGTTGCCCAGCGTCCGCCGGCCGAAGTCTGGCCGGTCGCTCACCAGTTCTTCCAGGACAACGGCTTCTCCATCGCCAACGAGCGTCCGCAGACCGGCGAGTTCAGCACCAACTGGCAGCCGCTGTCGCAGCTCTCCGCGCCCCTGGCGCGTCGCCTGAGCAGCCGTGTGTCGGGCGTCGAGCCTGACAGCGAAGCGCGCGTTCGCGTGCGCATCGAGCCGGGCGTGCAGACCAACACCAGCGAAGTCTACGTACTGAGTGAAACCCGTCCGGCCGGCAGCACCGCCAGCGGTGACTGGCCGACCAAGCCGGCCGTGCCGAGCCTGGATGCCGCGCTGCTCGATGAAATGATCGCCAGCATGGCCACCAGTGCCGAGAAGGGCGGCTCCGTCTCCCTGCTCGCCGCGCACTCGGACTACGACACCCCCGGCGCCGTCCAGCTGAACAAGGACGGCAGCGGCAACCCGGTGCTCACCGTCGACTCCGACTTCGACCGCGCCTGGGTCAGCGTAGGCCGTGCCCTGGATCGCGCCGACATCCGCGTCGACGACCTCAATCGCAGCCTGGGCGTGTACTACGTCAACATCGCCGAAGGCGCGAAGAAGAAGGACGAAGACAAGCCTGGCTTCTTCAGCCGCCTGTTCGGCGGTGGCGAGAAGACCAAGGAAGAAGAGGACGCCAAGGCCCAGCGCTACCAGGTTCGCCTGACCAGCGTGAGCAACACCGTCCAGATCACCGTCGACAAAGACATCAACACCTCCGCACCGGCTGACGTGGCGCAGGGCGTGTTGGAGAAACTCCAGGAGAGTATGCGGAATGCACTTCGCGGTCCTGGGGAGCGGAAGCCGGGGCAATTCGGCCTTGGTGAGCAGTTCTGA
- a CDS encoding MBL fold metallo-hydrolase, whose product MHFAVLGSGSRGNSALVSSSDTRILIDCGFPLRETIRRLARLGVEPGQLDAVLVTHEHSDHINGVELLARHHRIPVYLSAGTLQGMRKPATPAGLLKCGDRLVLKDLEVTAVSVSHDAREPLQYVFSDGRKRFGQLTDLGAATAQVLECYRGLDALIIEANHDTDMLARGPYPYPLKVRVGGQWGHLNNRQAAELVAQLGWGSLQHLVLAHLSEKNNSPQLARQSFVDTLGCDPDWLQVADQHSGLDWRTIA is encoded by the coding sequence ATGCACTTCGCGGTCCTGGGGAGCGGAAGCCGGGGCAATTCGGCCTTGGTGAGCAGTTCTGACACCCGGATACTGATCGACTGCGGTTTTCCGCTGCGTGAAACCATCCGCCGTCTGGCGCGCCTGGGCGTAGAGCCCGGGCAGCTGGACGCGGTACTGGTCACGCACGAACACTCCGATCACATCAACGGCGTCGAACTGCTGGCCCGGCACCATCGAATACCCGTGTACCTCAGCGCCGGTACCCTGCAGGGAATGCGCAAGCCGGCGACACCAGCGGGGCTGCTCAAATGCGGCGACCGCCTGGTACTGAAAGACCTGGAAGTCACTGCGGTGAGCGTCTCCCACGATGCGCGGGAGCCCCTGCAGTACGTGTTTTCCGATGGCCGGAAGCGCTTTGGCCAGCTCACCGATCTGGGAGCCGCCACGGCGCAGGTGCTGGAATGCTATCGTGGCCTCGATGCGTTGATCATCGAAGCGAATCACGATACCGACATGCTGGCCCGCGGTCCGTATCCCTACCCACTCAAGGTCCGTGTAGGCGGCCAGTGGGGACATTTGAACAACCGGCAGGCCGCCGAACTGGTGGCCCAGCTGGGCTGGGGAAGCCTGCAGCACCTGGTGCTGGCGCATCTCAGCGAAAAGAACAACTCGCCGCAGCTGGCCCGGCAAAGCTTCGTCGACACCCTCGGGTGCGACCCGGACTGGCTGCAGGTAGCCGATCAGCATTCTGGACTCGACTGGCGCACCATCGCCTGA
- the purC gene encoding phosphoribosylaminoimidazolesuccinocarboxamide synthase has translation MEKREELYRGKAKSVYTTDDADRLVLLFRNDTSAFDGKRIEQLDRKGMVNNKFNAFIMQKLEAAGIPTQFDALLSDNEVLVKKLAMIPVECVVRNYAAGSLVRRLGVEEGLQLTPPTFELFLKNDALGDPFINESHVQAFGWATLEQLAEMKAYSFKVNEVLSKLFDDAGLLLVDFKLEFGLFHGKIVLGDEFSPDGCRLWDKETRKKMDKDRFRQGLGDVIEAYEEVAHRLGVPL, from the coding sequence ATGGAAAAACGCGAAGAACTCTATCGCGGCAAGGCCAAGTCGGTTTACACCACCGACGACGCCGACCGCCTCGTCCTGCTGTTCCGCAACGACACCTCGGCGTTCGACGGCAAGCGCATCGAGCAACTCGACCGCAAAGGCATGGTGAACAACAAGTTCAACGCCTTCATCATGCAGAAGCTCGAAGCCGCCGGCATCCCGACCCAGTTCGACGCCCTGCTGTCGGACAACGAAGTGCTGGTCAAGAAGCTCGCCATGATTCCGGTCGAGTGCGTCGTGCGCAACTACGCCGCCGGCAGCCTGGTGCGCCGCCTGGGCGTCGAAGAGGGCCTGCAGCTCACCCCGCCGACCTTCGAACTGTTCCTGAAGAACGACGCCCTGGGCGACCCGTTCATCAACGAATCCCACGTCCAGGCCTTCGGCTGGGCGACCCTGGAGCAACTGGCCGAAATGAAGGCTTATTCCTTCAAGGTCAATGAAGTGCTGAGCAAGCTGTTCGACGACGCCGGCCTGCTGCTGGTGGACTTCAAGCTCGAGTTCGGCCTGTTCCACGGCAAGATCGTCCTCGGCGACGAGTTCAGCCCGGACGGCTGCCGCCTGTGGGACAAGGAAACCCGCAAGAAGATGGACAAGGACCGCTTCCGCCAGGGCCTGGGCGACGTCATCGAAGCCTACGAAGAAGTGGCTCACCGCCTCGGCGTACCGCTCTGA
- a CDS encoding carboxymuconolactone decarboxylase family protein — translation MLFNWSEYVPAVKKAFGALGKKHPKMIAAYQALEAAAADGDALDAKTRELIAIAVAITTRCDGCIGVHAEAARKAGATEAEIAQTLATAISLNAGAAYIYSLRALEAYESAAAPK, via the coding sequence ATGCTGTTCAATTGGTCCGAGTATGTCCCTGCCGTGAAAAAAGCCTTCGGCGCCCTGGGCAAGAAACACCCGAAGATGATCGCTGCCTACCAGGCCCTGGAAGCCGCCGCCGCGGACGGCGACGCCCTGGACGCCAAGACCCGCGAGCTGATCGCCATCGCCGTGGCCATTACCACCCGCTGCGACGGCTGCATCGGCGTCCACGCCGAAGCCGCGCGCAAGGCCGGCGCCACCGAAGCCGAGATCGCCCAGACCCTGGCCACCGCCATCTCCCTCAATGCCGGCGCCGCCTACATCTATTCCCTGCGCGCCCTCGAAGCGTACGAATCCGCCGCCGCGCCGAAATGA